The window GCCGCCAGGCGAAGGGCACGGCGATCATCAACCTGCTGCAGCTTGAGAGCGAGGAGAAGATCACGGCGGTCATCCAGGTCAAGGAGTTCCTGCCCGAGCGCTACCTCTTCATGGCGACGAAGAAGGGCATCGTGAAGAAGACGAGCCTCTCCGAGTTCCAGTCGATCCGCAGAGGCGGACTCAACGCGATCAACCTCGACGAGGATGACGATCTCATCGGCGTCAAGTTCACGGACGGCGAAAAGCATGTGATACTCGGTACGGCGGGCGGCATGGCGGTCGCCTTCGCCGAAGACGATGTGCGCTCGATGGGACGCACGGCGCGCGGCGTCAAGGGCATCAACCTGAAGGCGGGCGACGTGGTCGTCGGCATGGACAACCTCGCGCGCAATGCCGAGGTTCTGACGATCACGGCGGAAGGCTACGGCAAGCGCACGGCGACGAGCGAATATCGTCTGCAGACGCGCGGCGGCAAGGGCCTCATCAACATGAAGGTCACGGAAAAGACGGGCGCGGTCATCGGCCTCAAGGTTGTGCGTCCGGGACAGGAGCTGATCCTCATCACGACGGACGGCATCGTCATCCGCACGAAGGTCGACGAGATTTCCGTCATCAGCCGCAACACGCAGGGCGTCAAGGTCGTGCGCCTCGGCGAGGGCGACAAGGCAGCATCGTTCGCCGTGATGGAGCAGAAGAACAACTGATATGGGAAACCCCGTCATATCTCTGGCGCTCGCGGGAATCCCCGTCGAGCTTGAACGAAAGTCCATCAAGAACATCTATTTGCGCGTCGTGCCGCCCGCAGGCACGGTGCGCCTGAGCGCACCGAAGCGAGCGACGCTCGAAGAGCTCGCACGCTTCGTCGCCAAGCATATGGCATGGATCGAGGAAAAGCAGGCGAAGATCGCCGCGAAACCTCTGCCAAGCGCTCGCCGCTTTCTAAGCGGCGAGCGCTTCTTTGTCTGGGGCGAGCCCCTTTGGCTCACCGTGAAGTTCGGACGTGGCTGCAACATCGTCCTGCGAGACGGCAGCCGACTCATCCTGAGCCTCAAGGCGCAGGAGGCCGAGAGCAGCCCCGCCGAGCGTGAAGCTCTGCTGAACGAATGGTATCGCCGCGAACTCGCGCGAGCCGTGCCGCCGCTCTTGGCGCGAGCTGAGACGATCGTCGGCAAGAGCGCCGCCGAATGGCGCATCAAGAACATGAAGACGAAGTGGGGCACCTGCAACATCCGTGCGCGCCGCATCTGGTTGAATCTGCAGCTCGCCAAATATCCGTCCGCCTGCCTAGAATACGTCATCATCCACGAGCTTACGCATCTCTGGGAGCGCTACCACAACGCGCATTTCAAGAGCCTCATGGACAAGTTCTGCCCCGACTGGCGCGAGCGCAAGAAGATCGTCAACACGCCGCTTGGGGATTGAAGAAAATGGGAAAGAACCGCCCGCCGTTGTACGGTGAGGCGGTTTTTTTGACGCTTTGCTGCTGGCAGTGCAGGAGCATCTATACAGGAAATGGAAATTGTTTGTCGAAACACTACATAGGATTTTTTTGATGTTCGTGCGGACGGCGGATGGGACTATATCGATCTTGTCGTCGTTTCTGGGGAGGAAGTAAAAATGACAAAATCTTCTGCTTATCTTGGGCATCTTGATGAGGAAACGGGGCGCGAGCAGCTTTTGTGCGACCATCTGACGGGCGTTGCCGATCTTGCGGGACGCTTTGCCGCCGCTTTCGGTGAGGAGGCGATGGGGCGGCTCTTGGGCTTGTATCACGATATCGGCAAGTATTCGCGCGAGTTTCAAGCGTATCTGCGTGCGGGCGAGGAGGAGAAGAAACGGCGCAGGGGGCGCATCGATCATTCGACGGCAGGGACGCAGGAGATCGTGAGGCTGCGGCAGAGCGCGGACGATGAGCAAAGCAGAAGGCTTGGCAGAGGCATGGCGCAGGTGATGGCGTTCTGCATCGCAGGGCATCATGGCGGCATACCGAACCGGGGTACGACGGCGAATACAGCGGAAGAAGGTACGCTTTTGAGTAGGCTCAAGCGTCAGAATCTGCCCGATTACCGCGCTTATCACGAGGCCGATCTGCCCCAGACCTTGCCACCGTCGCTCTTGTTGGAGCAGGTCGCCCGCGCACCGTTTTCCGCGATGCTCTATACGCGCATGCTTTTCTCCTGTCTCGTCGATGCAGATTTTCTCGACACGGAAGATTTCATGTCGGCGGGGAATGTCGAGCGGGAAGGTTTTGCTTCTATGGAAACCTTGCTCGAACGTCTGCAGGAGAGCCTTGAAGAGAAATTCTCGAAGCCGAAGACGGAAAAAGAGAAGCGGAAGCTGGAATTGCCGATCAACAAAAAACGCTCTGCACTCCTCGCCGAGAGCATCGCCGCAGGAAAAGAAGCAAAAGGAAATTTATACCGGCTAACCGTACCGACGGGAGGGGGCAAGACGATTTCTTCCCTGGCGTTTGCCCTGCATTATGCCGCTCATGCCAAGAGGAAGCGCAGGCGCATCATCTACGTCATACCGTATACGTCGATCATCGAGCAGAATGCTGCTGTCTTTCGGGATCTGCTGGGGCCGGACAGTGTCGTCGAGCATCATCAGAATGTGGATTATGACGATGTGCAGGATATGGATATGAACCGCAAGCGGTTGGCGACGGAGAACTGGGATGCGCCCGTCATTGTGACGACGAACGTGCAGTTTTTCGAATCGCTTTTTTCCAATCGCCCGTCGAAATGCCGCAAATTGCACAATCTTGCCGAGAGCATCGTGATTTTCGATGAGGCGCAGATGATTCCACTCGATTATCTGCGTCCCTCGCTTGCCGCAATCGAGGCGCTCGTGCGGCACTATGCGTGTACGGCGGTGCTCTGCACGGCGACGCAGCCGCCTCTGGGACAGTTTTTCTCCGATGATATGCAGCCGCT of the Selenomonas sputigena genome contains:
- a CDS encoding M48 family metallopeptidase, whose protein sequence is MGNPVISLALAGIPVELERKSIKNIYLRVVPPAGTVRLSAPKRATLEELARFVAKHMAWIEEKQAKIAAKPLPSARRFLSGERFFVWGEPLWLTVKFGRGCNIVLRDGSRLILSLKAQEAESSPAEREALLNEWYRRELARAVPPLLARAETIVGKSAAEWRIKNMKTKWGTCNIRARRIWLNLQLAKYPSACLEYVIIHELTHLWERYHNAHFKSLMDKFCPDWRERKKIVNTPLGD
- the cas3 gene encoding CRISPR-associated helicase Cas3': MTKSSAYLGHLDEETGREQLLCDHLTGVADLAGRFAAAFGEEAMGRLLGLYHDIGKYSREFQAYLRAGEEEKKRRRGRIDHSTAGTQEIVRLRQSADDEQSRRLGRGMAQVMAFCIAGHHGGIPNRGTTANTAEEGTLLSRLKRQNLPDYRAYHEADLPQTLPPSLLLEQVARAPFSAMLYTRMLFSCLVDADFLDTEDFMSAGNVEREGFASMETLLERLQESLEEKFSKPKTEKEKRKLELPINKKRSALLAESIAAGKEAKGNLYRLTVPTGGGKTISSLAFALHYAAHAKRKRRRIIYVIPYTSIIEQNAAVFRDLLGPDSVVEHHQNVDYDDVQDMDMNRKRLATENWDAPVIVTTNVQFFESLFSNRPSKCRKLHNLAESIVIFDEAQMIPLDYLRPSLAAIEALVRHYACTAVLCTATQPPLGQFFSDDMQPLEICPALMENAAFFRRTKIELREEVMTEEELAEELAAHEQVLCIVNVKKTAQSVFDLLREDEGTYHLSTNLYPVHREQVLEEIRARLKDGKPCRVISTSLVEAGVDLDFPCVYREINGLDSIVQAAGRCNREGRRTAEESVVHVFSLEKLAKNAQLAAGITKNVARSFGEDLANPEAIRSYFAELYDLSGKNRLDKKDIMGQSGKFAFADIANDVRLIEDRTKPIFIPQTEAGQALLARLEQGERSRSLMRKVGRYIVTVYTGYAEAPFEQLAAQGKIRMLDENLAVLVDMAVYDSEKGLSNNVGEGEGMFL